The Halalkalibacter krulwichiae genome has a segment encoding these proteins:
- a CDS encoding thioredoxin family protein encodes MEKIKSIEEFKEIASEETAVFMFSADWCPDCRVIEPVLPRIEADFPSFSFYYVDRDQFIDLCQELDIYGIPSFLAYVDGQEVERFVSKDRKTQTEIETFLTKAESKI; translated from the coding sequence ATGGAAAAAATTAAAAGCATTGAAGAATTTAAGGAAATTGCAAGTGAGGAAACAGCTGTCTTTATGTTTTCAGCTGACTGGTGTCCAGATTGCCGAGTAATTGAACCAGTCCTACCTAGAATTGAAGCTGACTTCCCGAGCTTTAGTTTTTACTATGTAGACCGCGATCAATTTATCGACTTATGCCAAGAACTGGACATCTACGGAATCCCTAGCTTCTTAGCTTATGTTGACGGACAAGAAGTAGAACGCTTTGTAAGCAAAGACAGAAAAACACAAACAGAAATCGAAACCTTCCTAACAAAAGCTGAGTCTAAGATTTAA
- a CDS encoding PTS transporter subunit IIC — translation MKTFLEKKGIEISWRTYFITALSHMALGLFASLIIGLILNTIGEQIVQLGFDGIGSWLQDVGGLAMSLMGPAIGVAVAYGLKAPKLVVFATIISGAAGAQLGGPAGAFVAAVISTELGKVVSGETKLDIIVTPLVTTLSGFLTATLIGPWIQMGMQQFGSLIMWGTEQQPILMGIIVASLMGLALTAPISSAALAIMLELKGVAAGAATVGCAAQMVGFAVSSYRENGWSGLVSLGIGTSMLQVPNVMKNPLILIPPTVAGAILAPIATVGFGMTNLPAGAGMGTSGLVGPIMTLTDMGFSVNVWIAIGFLHFIGPAVISLILSEWMRKRGHIQLGDMKINQ, via the coding sequence TTGAAGACGTTCTTAGAAAAAAAGGGTATTGAGATTTCTTGGCGTACTTATTTTATAACGGCGTTAAGCCATATGGCTCTCGGTTTGTTTGCATCTTTAATCATTGGTTTGATTCTTAATACGATTGGGGAGCAAATCGTTCAGCTAGGTTTCGATGGAATAGGTAGCTGGCTTCAAGACGTCGGGGGACTTGCAATGAGTCTTATGGGTCCAGCCATTGGAGTTGCTGTAGCTTATGGATTAAAAGCCCCAAAGTTAGTTGTCTTTGCTACAATTATTAGTGGAGCTGCGGGTGCTCAACTTGGAGGGCCGGCAGGGGCATTCGTTGCAGCTGTTATTTCAACAGAATTAGGTAAGGTAGTCTCAGGAGAAACAAAGTTAGATATCATTGTTACGCCTTTAGTGACGACACTTAGCGGCTTTCTTACCGCCACATTAATTGGACCATGGATCCAAATGGGCATGCAGCAATTCGGATCGTTAATTATGTGGGGAACTGAACAGCAACCAATTCTAATGGGAATAATAGTGGCGTCACTTATGGGACTTGCCTTAACAGCACCTATTTCCAGTGCGGCTTTAGCAATCATGTTAGAACTTAAAGGCGTTGCAGCAGGTGCTGCAACGGTTGGATGTGCAGCTCAAATGGTTGGCTTTGCTGTAAGCAGTTATCGTGAAAATGGTTGGTCAGGTCTAGTATCATTAGGAATTGGTACATCAATGCTTCAAGTTCCTAATGTAATGAAAAACCCATTAATACTAATACCGCCAACAGTAGCTGGTGCCATTTTGGCTCCAATTGCAACGGTAGGATTTGGGATGACAAATTTACCTGCGGGAGCAGGAATGGGAACGAGTGGCTTAGTTGGGCCGATCATGACCCTTACGGATATGGGATTCTCAGTTAATGTTTGGATAGCAATTGGCTTCCTTCATTTTATTGGTCCTGCTGTAATTAGCCTAATACTATCTGAATGGATGAGGAAACGAGGCCATATCCAATTAGGAGACATGAAGATAAATCAATAG
- a CDS encoding YtoQ family protein codes for MELTVYLAGEIHNPWREKLRKQAEELSLPITFTAPMENHDRSDAIGEEILGKQVDNIARDEAASAINNLRTQILLSKADVVIAYFGAQYKQWNSAMDAATAITLQKPVILIRDEKLHHPLKELANKAQVVVESPEQALKALAYVIE; via the coding sequence TTGGAACTAACTGTTTATTTAGCTGGTGAAATACATAATCCTTGGCGTGAGAAACTTCGCAAGCAAGCTGAAGAACTCTCCTTGCCTATCACTTTTACTGCTCCCATGGAAAATCACGATCGCTCTGATGCAATTGGGGAGGAAATTTTAGGAAAACAGGTTGATAACATTGCCCGTGACGAAGCTGCATCAGCCATTAATAATTTACGAACACAAATCCTACTATCAAAGGCCGATGTTGTGATTGCTTATTTCGGTGCACAATATAAACAATGGAACAGCGCTATGGATGCTGCAACTGCGATCACCCTTCAAAAGCCTGTCATTTTAATTCGAGACGAAAAACTCCACCATCCACTAAAGGAACTGGCAAACAAAGCTCAAGTCGTTGTTGAATCTCCTGAACAAGCCTTAAAAGCTTTAGCTTATGTTATTGAATAA
- a CDS encoding DUF84 family protein has translation MIVAIGTKNPAKVHAVQDSLISESITIVPVKVDSGVSEQPFSDEETLEGAINRANAALSITNAELAFGLEGGVQETKHGLMLCNWGALMHVDGGRWIAGGAKLPLPAGVVERLYKGEELASIMADITGEVDTRKKEGAIGIYTSGLVSRKGLFAHIVKLLYGQYLSSRDQTRH, from the coding sequence GTGATTGTTGCAATTGGAACAAAAAACCCCGCTAAAGTCCATGCTGTTCAAGACTCATTAATTAGCGAATCAATAACGATTGTTCCGGTAAAGGTTGACTCTGGTGTGTCTGAACAGCCTTTTTCAGATGAAGAAACATTAGAAGGAGCTATTAACCGTGCAAACGCTGCATTAAGCATTACAAATGCTGAGCTAGCCTTTGGACTTGAAGGTGGCGTTCAAGAAACGAAGCATGGTTTAATGCTTTGTAATTGGGGAGCACTGATGCATGTTGATGGTGGAAGATGGATTGCTGGAGGAGCTAAGCTTCCATTACCAGCAGGAGTTGTAGAAAGGTTATATAAAGGGGAAGAACTGGCTTCCATTATGGCTGATATTACAGGTGAAGTGGACACTAGAAAAAAAGAAGGAGCGATCGGCATTTATACGTCGGGCTTGGTTAGTCGGAAAGGTTTGTTTGCTCATATCGTTAAGTTATTATATGGACAATATTTATCATCAAGGGATCAGACTAGGCATTAA
- a CDS encoding M42 family metallopeptidase, with translation MNKETLQLFKTLTELQGAPGFEHDVRRFVRSELEKYTDEVVQDRLGSIFGVKRGDETGPKVMVAGHMDEVGFMVTSINKQGLIRFQPLGGWWSQVLLAQRVQIMTDNGPVIGVIGSTPPHLLEEVQRKKPMDIKHMYIDIGADHKEDALSIGIKPGQQIVPICPFTPMANKKKIMAKAWDNRYGVGLSIELLKELQNETIPNVLYSGATVQEEVGLRGAQTAANMIKPDIFFALDASPANDATGGKDAFGQLGKGALLRIYDRSMITHRGMRDFVLDTAETNKIPYQYFISQGGTDAGRVHMSGDGVPSAVVGICSRYIHTAASIVHIDDYAAAKELIVKLVKSANTSTVQAIKAQV, from the coding sequence GTGAATAAAGAAACTCTACAACTTTTCAAAACATTAACGGAGCTTCAGGGAGCTCCAGGATTCGAACATGATGTACGGAGATTTGTTCGTTCAGAACTAGAAAAATATACGGATGAAGTTGTACAAGATCGACTTGGGAGTATCTTTGGAGTGAAACGTGGAGATGAGACTGGACCAAAGGTTATGGTTGCTGGCCATATGGACGAGGTTGGCTTTATGGTAACGTCTATTAACAAACAAGGTTTGATTCGCTTTCAGCCATTAGGCGGTTGGTGGAGTCAGGTTTTACTTGCTCAACGGGTTCAAATTATGACAGATAATGGACCTGTAATTGGTGTTATTGGGTCTACTCCTCCTCATTTATTGGAAGAGGTACAGCGTAAGAAGCCAATGGATATAAAGCATATGTATATTGATATTGGAGCCGATCATAAAGAGGACGCACTTTCAATTGGGATTAAACCAGGGCAACAAATTGTTCCTATTTGTCCATTTACACCAATGGCGAATAAAAAGAAGATTATGGCTAAAGCTTGGGATAATCGCTATGGAGTAGGGCTTTCTATTGAATTACTGAAGGAATTGCAAAATGAAACGATTCCTAATGTATTATATTCAGGTGCTACGGTTCAAGAAGAAGTAGGCTTAAGAGGAGCTCAAACAGCGGCAAATATGATCAAACCGGATATCTTCTTTGCTCTTGATGCTAGTCCGGCAAATGATGCAACTGGTGGCAAGGATGCTTTTGGTCAGCTTGGTAAAGGGGCTTTACTAAGAATTTATGATCGTTCCATGATTACACACCGCGGTATGCGGGATTTTGTTTTGGATACAGCAGAAACAAATAAGATCCCTTACCAATATTTCATTTCACAAGGTGGTACAGATGCAGGGCGTGTTCATATGTCTGGAGATGGAGTTCCTTCTGCGGTTGTAGGAATTTGCTCTCGTTATATCCATACGGCAGCATCGATTGTTCATATTGATGATTATGCTGCAGCAAAAGAATTAATTGTTAAGTTAGTGAAATCGGCCAACACATCCACTGTTCAAGCGATCAAAGCACAAGTATAA
- a CDS encoding PepSY domain-containing protein, producing the protein MVKRFIAGLGIGLAAGYLLSPTIRSEKIAPEKALKEIKKTVSRTYAISGSWIHMIPETVELNQISYNVYRGGLSTTNEEGTTQFEFLADTKTGALLDLKAT; encoded by the coding sequence ATGGTGAAGCGTTTTATAGCAGGATTAGGGATTGGATTAGCGGCAGGCTATTTACTAAGTCCAACGATTAGAAGCGAAAAGATTGCTCCTGAAAAAGCTTTAAAAGAAATTAAAAAGACAGTTTCTCGCACCTATGCCATTTCTGGATCATGGATACATATGATCCCTGAAACAGTTGAATTAAACCAGATTTCTTATAACGTCTATCGCGGCGGTCTCTCTACAACAAATGAAGAAGGTACCACTCAATTTGAGTTTTTAGCAGATACTAAAACAGGTGCCTTGTTAGATTTAAAGGCTACCTAA
- a CDS encoding YtnP family quorum-quenching lactonase produces the protein MERLERDGLTITWLNGGVTHMDGGAMFGVVPKPLWSKKYPSNENNQIELRTDPMLIEKDGYRILVEAGIGNERFDEKQKRNYGIVEESSVLQGLSNLGLTPSDIDIVLMTHLHFDHVSGLVREQDGKDVSIFKNAAIYTSKIEWLEMQHPNIRSKNTYWKKNWLAIHEQVKTFEDQLEVIPGLRMVHTGGHSEGHSIIILEHKLETFIHLADLMPTHAHRNVLWVLAYDDYPIVSISEKEKWHTFAKEKQATFLFYHDYKYRALKWNDEGGVIEAIERKQYKY, from the coding sequence ATGGAACGATTGGAAAGAGATGGCCTTACAATTACTTGGCTAAACGGAGGGGTTACACATATGGATGGAGGTGCAATGTTTGGAGTTGTACCAAAACCATTATGGAGTAAAAAGTATCCTTCTAATGAAAATAATCAAATCGAATTACGTACGGATCCGATGTTAATAGAAAAAGATGGATACCGTATCTTAGTGGAAGCTGGGATTGGCAACGAACGTTTTGATGAAAAACAAAAACGAAATTATGGTATTGTTGAAGAGTCTTCCGTACTTCAAGGTTTAAGTAATTTAGGATTAACACCTAGTGATATTGATATTGTTTTGATGACACATCTACACTTTGACCATGTCAGCGGACTAGTGCGAGAACAAGATGGAAAAGATGTATCTATTTTTAAAAATGCTGCTATTTATACATCAAAAATAGAATGGCTTGAGATGCAACATCCAAATATTCGATCTAAGAATACATATTGGAAGAAGAATTGGTTAGCGATTCATGAACAAGTTAAAACATTTGAGGATCAACTCGAAGTGATTCCAGGTCTTCGAATGGTTCATACTGGAGGCCACAGTGAAGGGCATTCTATTATTATTCTGGAACATAAACTAGAAACGTTTATTCATTTAGCGGATCTAATGCCTACACATGCACATAGAAATGTCCTTTGGGTGTTAGCCTATGATGATTATCCAATCGTATCGATATCCGAAAAAGAGAAATGGCATACGTTTGCTAAAGAGAAACAAGCAACTTTCTTATTTTATCATGACTATAAATACCGTGCTTTAAAGTGGAACGACGAAGGCGGAGTAATCGAGGCAATAGAGAGAAAACAATACAAATATTAG
- the trmB gene encoding tRNA (guanosine(46)-N7)-methyltransferase TrmB, with product MRLRNKPGAKEKMNEYPHIIIQNPSQHKGKWNKLFNNNNPIHVEVGTGKGQFLIGMSKLHPEVNYIGIEKYDSVLITALERAIETNQDNLKFLNEDVSEILDFFEEGEIDRVFINFTDPWPKNRHEKRRLTYKGFLKLYEEILNEKGEIHFKTDNQGLFEYSLESLSGYGMSLHNVSLDLHKSKIEGNVMTEYEEKFSRKGMRIYRCEASFKSK from the coding sequence GTGCGTTTACGTAATAAGCCGGGTGCAAAGGAAAAAATGAATGAGTATCCACATATAATTATTCAAAACCCAAGTCAACATAAGGGGAAATGGAACAAATTATTTAATAATAATAATCCAATTCATGTCGAAGTTGGAACAGGGAAAGGACAATTTTTAATTGGAATGAGCAAGCTTCACCCTGAAGTGAATTATATAGGGATTGAAAAGTACGACAGTGTCTTAATCACTGCACTTGAAAGAGCAATTGAAACGAATCAAGACAACCTGAAATTTTTAAATGAAGATGTTTCCGAAATTCTTGACTTCTTTGAGGAAGGCGAAATTGATCGTGTTTTTATCAACTTCACTGATCCATGGCCAAAGAATCGTCATGAAAAGAGGCGTTTAACGTATAAAGGTTTCTTAAAGCTATATGAGGAGATTCTGAATGAGAAGGGAGAAATCCATTTTAAAACAGATAATCAAGGGTTATTCGAGTACTCATTAGAGAGCTTATCAGGGTATGGGATGTCGTTGCATAATGTCAGTCTGGATTTACACAAAAGTAAGATTGAAGGAAATGTGATGACGGAATACGAAGAGAAGTTCTCTCGTAAAGGAATGAGAATATATCGTTGTGAGGCTAGCTTTAAATCAAAATAG
- a CDS encoding YtzH-like family protein, which translates to MPISNTDKLHLLRDLLQNQATENYMTTDEAAQIERLVSSLATDPSLQPVVQETLDLIQQKHQLNHEPFEQNDVEQWLNALSLE; encoded by the coding sequence ATGCCAATCTCTAATACAGATAAATTGCATTTATTAAGAGACTTACTTCAAAATCAAGCTACTGAAAATTACATGACGACAGATGAAGCAGCACAAATTGAAAGGCTTGTATCATCTCTTGCAACAGATCCTTCCTTGCAACCTGTTGTTCAAGAAACGCTTGATCTTATCCAACAAAAACACCAATTAAATCATGAACCGTTTGAACAGAATGATGTCGAGCAATGGCTCAATGCGTTATCTTTAGAATGA
- a CDS encoding phosphotransferase family protein, translated as MRVNWVEQFLGDGWKVHPAGGATGEAYIAQQGEQTVFLKRNSSPFLAVLSAEGIVPKLLWTKRLENGDVVTAQKLIQGRELKAYEMKESRVAALLSKIHGSSELLDMFKRIGNEPLTPIVIVENLRRQLQLFHIEDETIEAGMKYLFDALEVVKHEHYVVCHCDINHNNWMLDEEDQLYLIDWDGATVSDPALDLGLLLYSYIPEHEWAAWLKQYGVKLDSSLHERMHWYVVSQSISVLLWHYGRQQYEEVEQLKMYIQSLLND; from the coding sequence TTGAGGGTGAATTGGGTGGAACAATTTTTAGGAGATGGCTGGAAGGTGCATCCAGCAGGTGGTGCAACAGGAGAAGCATATATAGCCCAACAAGGTGAACAAACTGTATTTTTAAAACGTAATTCGTCACCTTTTCTTGCTGTCCTTTCAGCGGAAGGAATTGTTCCCAAACTACTCTGGACTAAGCGTTTAGAAAATGGCGATGTTGTGACTGCGCAAAAGTTAATTCAAGGAAGAGAACTAAAGGCATACGAAATGAAAGAGAGCCGAGTTGCAGCGCTTCTCTCAAAGATTCACGGGTCAAGTGAATTACTAGATATGTTTAAGCGAATTGGGAACGAGCCTTTAACTCCGATCGTGATTGTTGAAAATCTCCGCAGACAGCTACAACTGTTTCATATCGAGGATGAAACGATCGAAGCAGGAATGAAGTATTTGTTTGATGCATTAGAAGTTGTAAAACATGAACATTATGTTGTATGTCATTGTGATATTAACCATAATAATTGGATGCTTGATGAAGAAGATCAACTTTATTTAATTGATTGGGACGGTGCAACGGTCTCCGATCCGGCTCTTGACTTAGGGCTATTGCTTTACTCTTACATTCCAGAACATGAATGGGCAGCTTGGTTAAAGCAATATGGGGTTAAGTTAGACTCTTCTTTACATGAAAGAATGCATTGGTATGTTGTTTCACAGTCAATATCTGTTTTATTATGGCATTACGGAAGACAACAATATGAAGAAGTTGAGCAATTAAAAATGTATATTCAAAGTCTGCTAAATGATTAG
- the pulA gene encoding type I pullulanase, whose product MKQKKEPFVNCRMKSVELVTVDTIRVLLENTYNISKNGWKMINSKGEFPLTVIRVQNREIELRLMHPFIFGEDSYVMYEEMTCSITITEVVRTKEFDQLFYYNGNDLGARYQREQTSLALWAPTATRVNLILYKHWSEEEGESYPCDRGEKGVWRINLQGDFENIYYHFEVYVNHTWRKVVDPYARFLSVNGEKAMIGDNKKTEPKEWPTLKQRSSVNDCIVYELHIRDFTIDHTNGIVEKGKYKALTEQNTKDLNQFKTGVDYLQQLGITHVEILPVQDFGSIDESDRKKNYNWGYDTTHFFVPEGSYALDPYDPYSRNRELKQAIASLHEKQLRVIMDVVFNHVYIWEESSLDLIVPGYFFRYTEENEISDGTGVGNDFASERKMARKIILDAICYWLDEYQVDGFRFDLMGILDLETMKQIEEMVRKRKQDIMLFGEGWDLPTAYNSEKRAIMKQAKSLKKIGFFQDRFRDALKGSTFEVKQPGYISGNDAYLSEVVNGIKGSQDLFRKPLQAINYIEAHDNHTLWDKLKVIHPIERSSLLQKRHQLGTAIVLLSQGIPFIHAGQEFFRTKHGVENSYNSPDWINVFDWKQRAYFNDSVQYIQTLIQLRRQHFAFRMNSYPLINSHFQLLKAESHCIAYHLKDLDAIDDWKDIVVIHNAGQEKQVVPLPKSKEFQVVIDDQVASLIPLDKIGGDCAHVSPFSTFVCVRT is encoded by the coding sequence TTGAAGCAAAAGAAGGAGCCGTTTGTCAATTGTAGAATGAAATCAGTTGAGCTTGTAACCGTTGACACGATCCGTGTCCTCTTAGAAAACACTTATAATATCAGTAAAAATGGTTGGAAGATGATTAATAGCAAGGGAGAATTCCCTTTAACGGTGATTCGTGTCCAAAACAGAGAAATTGAACTGCGTCTAATGCACCCTTTTATTTTTGGTGAAGATAGTTATGTGATGTATGAAGAAATGACTTGTTCCATTACGATAACAGAAGTCGTAAGAACGAAAGAGTTTGATCAGCTATTTTATTACAACGGCAATGACTTAGGTGCAAGGTATCAAAGGGAGCAAACCTCCTTGGCCTTGTGGGCACCAACTGCAACGAGGGTTAATCTCATTTTATACAAACATTGGAGTGAGGAAGAGGGAGAAAGCTACCCATGTGATCGTGGAGAAAAAGGAGTTTGGCGTATTAACTTACAAGGCGACTTTGAAAACATTTACTATCATTTTGAGGTATATGTCAATCATACATGGAGAAAAGTAGTGGATCCTTATGCAAGGTTTCTAAGTGTTAATGGTGAAAAAGCGATGATTGGAGATAACAAGAAAACAGAACCAAAAGAGTGGCCGACACTCAAACAAAGAAGTTCTGTAAATGATTGTATTGTATATGAGTTACATATAAGAGATTTTACGATAGACCACACCAATGGAATTGTTGAAAAAGGAAAGTATAAAGCTTTGACTGAGCAGAACACAAAAGATCTAAATCAATTCAAAACAGGTGTTGATTATCTGCAACAATTAGGGATTACCCATGTAGAGATTTTGCCTGTTCAAGATTTCGGCAGCATTGATGAAAGCGACCGCAAGAAGAATTATAACTGGGGTTATGATACGACACATTTTTTTGTTCCCGAAGGTAGTTATGCTCTTGACCCTTATGACCCATACAGTCGCAATAGAGAACTAAAGCAAGCGATAGCCTCATTACACGAAAAACAATTAAGAGTGATTATGGATGTTGTTTTCAACCATGTATATATATGGGAAGAGTCTTCACTAGATTTAATTGTACCTGGGTACTTTTTCCGTTATACAGAGGAAAACGAAATTAGTGATGGAACAGGTGTCGGAAATGACTTTGCCAGCGAACGGAAAATGGCTAGAAAAATCATTCTTGATGCAATCTGTTATTGGCTTGATGAATATCAAGTCGATGGATTTCGTTTTGATTTAATGGGGATATTAGACTTAGAAACAATGAAACAAATCGAAGAAATGGTTCGGAAGAGAAAGCAAGATATCATGCTATTTGGAGAGGGGTGGGATCTTCCAACGGCTTATAACAGTGAAAAAAGAGCCATTATGAAACAAGCCAAATCATTAAAGAAAATTGGTTTCTTCCAAGACCGATTCCGTGATGCATTAAAAGGATCAACTTTTGAAGTGAAGCAACCAGGTTATATAAGCGGGAATGATGCATATTTAAGTGAGGTTGTAAATGGAATTAAAGGTAGTCAGGATTTGTTTAGAAAACCTTTGCAAGCCATCAATTATATTGAGGCTCATGACAATCATACGTTGTGGGATAAATTAAAAGTCATTCACCCTATAGAACGCTCGTCACTCTTACAAAAAAGACACCAACTCGGCACAGCAATCGTCTTATTGTCACAAGGGATCCCTTTTATCCATGCGGGACAAGAGTTTTTTCGAACGAAGCATGGTGTAGAAAATAGCTATAATTCACCAGATTGGATAAATGTGTTTGATTGGAAACAAAGAGCTTATTTTAACGATTCTGTTCAATATATCCAAACGTTGATTCAGCTCCGCCGACAGCACTTTGCTTTCAGGATGAATTCCTATCCATTGATTAATAGTCACTTTCAATTATTAAAAGCAGAATCACACTGTATCGCCTACCATCTAAAGGATCTTGATGCTATTGATGATTGGAAAGATATTGTAGTCATTCATAATGCCGGTCAAGAAAAGCAGGTAGTTCCACTTCCAAAAAGTAAGGAATTTCAAGTTGTCATTGACGATCAGGTCGCTTCTCTGATACCATTAGACAAAATAGGGGGAGACTGTGCTCATGTTTCTCCGTTTTCTACGTTTGTTTGTGTCCGGACATAA
- the purU gene encoding formyltetrahydrofolate deformylase yields MSTNTNIRARLLISCLDRPGVVSAVSTFLHQYKANIVQSDQYSTDPSGGMFFMRIEFDLFEDGYDFEEVKKAFTSVASSFEMDWKMDLASRRKRMAIFVSKEDHCLLELLWKWRAGELAVDIPLVISNHPNLKEEVESYGIPFYHIPVTKETKANAESEAITKLHEHDVDFIVLARYMQILSSDFVGTFPKRIINIHHSFLPAFIGANPYAKAFERGVKLIGATAHYVTDDLDEGPIIEQDILRVNHRYTTEQLRVAGRNVERIALSRAVTWHSNDQIIVHGNKTVVF; encoded by the coding sequence ATGAGTACTAACACTAACATTCGTGCCAGATTATTAATTTCGTGTCTTGACAGACCAGGAGTCGTTTCTGCTGTATCAACCTTTTTACATCAATATAAGGCAAACATTGTTCAATCCGATCAATATTCTACAGATCCATCCGGTGGGATGTTCTTTATGAGAATTGAATTTGATTTATTTGAAGATGGTTATGATTTTGAAGAAGTGAAAAAAGCCTTTACTTCTGTTGCATCTTCTTTTGAAATGGATTGGAAAATGGATCTAGCCTCTCGTAGAAAGAGAATGGCGATTTTTGTTTCTAAAGAAGATCACTGTTTACTTGAACTATTATGGAAATGGAGAGCCGGTGAGCTAGCAGTCGACATTCCACTAGTTATTAGTAATCATCCTAATTTAAAAGAAGAAGTGGAATCTTACGGAATTCCTTTTTATCATATTCCCGTAACGAAAGAAACAAAAGCTAATGCAGAAAGTGAAGCAATCACTAAGCTTCATGAGCATGATGTCGATTTTATTGTGTTGGCTCGATACATGCAAATTTTATCGTCAGATTTTGTTGGGACTTTCCCGAAACGAATTATTAATATCCACCATTCGTTCTTACCAGCTTTTATTGGAGCAAATCCGTATGCAAAAGCATTTGAGCGTGGTGTGAAATTAATCGGTGCAACAGCTCACTATGTTACAGATGATTTGGATGAAGGTCCGATCATTGAGCAAGATATTTTACGCGTTAACCATCGCTACACAACTGAACAATTGAGAGTAGCTGGCCGGAATGTGGAGCGAATCGCTCTTTCAAGAGCTGTAACTTGGCACTCTAATGATCAAATTATCGTTCACGGTAATAAAACAGTCGTCTTCTAA
- a CDS encoding type II toxin-antitoxin system HicB family antitoxin: MIELMELDGCVSFGDTLKEAKADLSEALTLWIQYHGEQQLPEIRDGAHIIYLDAPMEIREFQYINSELENM, encoded by the coding sequence ATGATTGAATTGATGGAGCTGGATGGATGTGTAAGCTTTGGAGATACGTTAAAAGAAGCAAAAGCTGATTTGTCCGAAGCTCTTACACTGTGGATTCAATATCATGGAGAACAGCAATTGCCAGAAATTAGAGACGGAGCCCATATTATCTATCTAGACGCTCCTATGGAGATTAGAGAATTTCAATACATAAATAGTGAGCTAGAAAATATGTAA
- a CDS encoding LrgB family protein — translation MIIGVIAILITVLVYIGSRAFYRRFSYPFTLPLLVGTIILITIMLLLEIPYETYYIGGRWLELLLGPAVVALAYPLYRQLDLLKKYFFPIVISVSVGAIVGIISGLMLARIVGVQEEFIFSLVPKSVTTPVAMDVALIMGGIPPLAAVLVMVAGIGGVVMAPYIYKWIKVKDEIGRGIGTGCASHAIGTAKALESSEKEGATSSVAMTLSAVIVSLIGPMIVYLFI, via the coding sequence ATGATAATTGGTGTTATCGCTATTCTAATTACAGTTCTTGTATACATTGGCTCGAGAGCATTTTATCGTCGCTTCTCTTACCCATTTACGCTCCCATTATTAGTAGGGACGATCATCCTGATCACAATTATGCTCCTATTGGAAATCCCATATGAGACGTATTACATTGGTGGACGTTGGTTAGAGTTATTGTTAGGTCCGGCTGTAGTAGCCTTAGCCTATCCGCTTTACCGTCAATTGGACTTATTAAAAAAATATTTTTTTCCTATTGTGATTAGTGTTAGTGTAGGCGCTATCGTTGGGATTATCAGTGGCCTTATGCTTGCTAGAATAGTTGGGGTGCAAGAGGAATTTATCTTTTCCCTAGTGCCTAAATCTGTTACAACACCGGTTGCAATGGATGTCGCGCTAATAATGGGCGGAATTCCTCCACTTGCTGCTGTGCTCGTAATGGTTGCCGGTATTGGAGGGGTTGTAATGGCTCCTTACATATATAAATGGATTAAGGTGAAAGATGAAATCGGCAGAGGGATTGGAACGGGCTGTGCATCGCATGCAATTGGAACCGCTAAAGCACTAGAATCCAGTGAAAAAGAAGGGGCTACTAGTTCTGTCGCTATGACATTAAGTGCGGTCATTGTTTCACTTATTGGTCCGATGATCGTCTATCTTTTTATATGA